Proteins co-encoded in one Sulfuricystis thermophila genomic window:
- a CDS encoding zinc metalloprotease HtpX has translation MAQHHALLNRLQTLLLVVVLLAIAGTAGWLLLGPEGLWMALGASLLVLLIEPVAAGRLTLALYRAEPLSPVAAPTLHRLVEELADRAGLARAPRLYRIASPLANAFAVGGRDDAHIALTDGLLHALDLRELAGVLAHEIAHIAHGDLRVMGLADYVSRLTALFAMTAQVLLLLSIPAWLAGAVEVQWLGLLLLLFSPHLALLAQLGLSRVREFDADLAAARLTGDPVGLATALQRIERATRSWRTWLLPGWGNPEPSWLRTHPATEERIARLLALEEGNGRTAFGDWRWPGMPPARRPRWRVGGIWH, from the coding sequence ATGGCGCAACACCATGCCCTGCTGAACCGCCTGCAAACGCTGCTGCTCGTGGTCGTGTTGCTGGCGATCGCGGGAACGGCCGGCTGGCTGCTGCTCGGGCCGGAGGGGCTGTGGATGGCGCTCGGCGCTTCCTTGCTGGTGCTGTTGATCGAGCCGGTGGCCGCAGGACGTCTGACCCTGGCCCTCTATCGGGCCGAGCCGCTCTCACCCGTCGCTGCGCCGACGTTGCATCGGTTGGTCGAGGAGCTTGCCGACCGTGCCGGGCTGGCCAGGGCGCCCCGCCTCTACCGCATCGCCAGCCCGCTGGCCAATGCCTTTGCCGTCGGCGGCCGTGACGATGCCCATATCGCGCTCACCGACGGTCTGCTCCATGCCCTCGACCTGCGTGAACTGGCCGGCGTGCTGGCGCACGAGATCGCGCATATCGCCCATGGCGATCTCAGGGTCATGGGGCTGGCCGACTATGTGAGCCGGCTGACCGCGCTGTTTGCGATGACCGCCCAGGTTTTGCTGTTGCTCTCCATACCCGCCTGGCTCGCCGGGGCGGTCGAGGTGCAGTGGCTGGGGCTGTTGTTGCTGTTGTTCTCGCCGCATCTGGCGCTGCTCGCCCAGCTCGGCTTGTCGCGCGTGCGCGAATTCGATGCCGATCTCGCCGCGGCACGACTGACCGGCGATCCAGTCGGCCTCGCCACGGCATTGCAGCGCATCGAACGGGCGACACGTTCCTGGCGCACTTGGCTCCTGCCGGGCTGGGGCAATCCGGAACCTTCCTGGCTGCGCACCCATCCGGCCACCGAAGAGCGCATTGCGCGGCTGCTGGCGCTGGAGGAGGGTAACGGTAGGACGGCTTTCGGGGACTGGCGCTGGCCGGGTATGCCGCCGGCCAGGCGCCCGCGCTGGCGTGTGGGCGGCATCTGGCATTGA
- a CDS encoding chaperone modulator CbpM: protein MSENEVLIGTLLDESWLTLEQVAAACDVEVAWLQAHLEAGLIPHAESVAGVWRLAEETLRRARRMHALERDFDAAPELAALVADLLEETDRLRARLRCLGVE, encoded by the coding sequence ATGAGCGAGAACGAAGTCCTGATCGGCACGCTGCTCGACGAGAGCTGGCTCACCTTGGAACAGGTCGCCGCCGCCTGCGATGTCGAGGTCGCCTGGCTGCAGGCTCATCTCGAAGCGGGCCTCATCCCCCATGCCGAAAGCGTGGCGGGTGTCTGGCGCCTGGCCGAGGAAACGCTGCGGCGCGCGCGGCGCATGCATGCCCTGGAACGCGATTTCGACGCCGCTCCCGAGCTTGCTGCCCTGGTGGCCGACCTGCTCGAAGAGACCGACCGGCTGCGGGCCAGGTTGCGGTGTCTGGGCGTCGAATGA
- the hypF gene encoding carbamoyltransferase HypF — translation MPEAHRIRVKGVVQGVGFRPFVWRLAHALGLQGWVKNDAVGVDIHAEGERLDEFAARLRLDAPPLARVDAVVATETEWLGCRDFLIVASAGGKVMTAIGHDTATCADCLAELFDPANRRHRHPFITCTHCGPRYTVTRRLPYDRPQTSLAPFPLCPDCAREYTDPADRRFHAETICCPNCGPRLQLLDAAGRPIAGDPLAATLALLEAGKIVAIKGLGGFHLACDATNCTTVAALRARKQREEKPFAVMVADVAQAARYAKVGAGETALLEGPERPIVLLEKKVELAGIAPGLAEIGLMLPVTPIQFLLFHDAPEMALVMTSANPHGEPLVIGNDEALARLSGIADAFLLHDRDIVVRCDDSVRRETVFIRRARGYVPRAIRLPREIPPVLAVGGWFKNTVCVTRGDEAFVSQHVGDLDNAAACGFFEETVAHLLSILEVEPQCVAHDLHPDFHSTRFAAAFAAERGIHAIGVQHHHAHIAAVCAEHGVTEPVLGLALDGVGLGADGTAWGGELLRVECARFERLGHLRPLALPGGDVAAREPWRMAAAALHALGHGSEIATRFADEPAAPTVAQMLARGFHCPTTSSAGRLFDAVAGLLGVRRRQSYEGQAAMLLEGLAARHGPVSPLADGWRMLEGELDLLPLFAYLEDCEDAAAGAALFHATFSAALVDWVVAAAHRTGLRTVAAAGGCLLNRLLSAALRSSLAERGVRLIEARALPPNDGGLSLGQAWVAGSRGVCGRA, via the coding sequence GTGCCTGAAGCCCATCGCATCCGTGTCAAGGGTGTCGTCCAGGGGGTCGGCTTTCGCCCTTTCGTCTGGCGACTCGCCCACGCGCTCGGCCTCCAGGGCTGGGTGAAGAATGATGCCGTTGGCGTCGACATCCACGCCGAGGGCGAACGACTCGATGAATTCGCGGCGCGACTGAGACTCGATGCCCCGCCGCTGGCGCGCGTCGATGCGGTCGTCGCAACAGAGACCGAGTGGCTCGGTTGCCGCGACTTTTTGATCGTGGCGAGCGCCGGCGGCAAGGTGATGACGGCCATTGGCCACGATACCGCGACCTGCGCCGACTGTCTGGCCGAACTCTTCGATCCGGCCAACCGCCGCCATCGCCATCCCTTCATCACCTGCACGCACTGCGGGCCGCGCTACACCGTCACGCGGCGCCTGCCTTACGATCGGCCGCAGACGAGCCTGGCGCCATTTCCGCTCTGCCCCGACTGCGCGCGCGAATACACCGATCCGGCCGACCGGCGCTTTCATGCCGAGACGATCTGCTGCCCGAATTGCGGGCCGCGCTTGCAGTTGCTCGATGCAGCGGGACGGCCCATCGCCGGCGATCCGCTTGCCGCGACGCTGGCTTTGCTTGAAGCCGGCAAGATCGTCGCGATCAAGGGGCTGGGGGGCTTTCATCTCGCCTGCGATGCGACGAACTGCACGACTGTGGCCGCCTTGCGCGCACGCAAACAGCGCGAGGAAAAGCCTTTCGCGGTGATGGTCGCCGATGTCGCGCAGGCGGCGCGCTATGCGAAAGTCGGCGCTGGCGAGACGGCACTGCTCGAAGGTCCTGAGCGGCCGATCGTGCTGCTGGAAAAGAAAGTGGAGCTGGCCGGCATCGCGCCGGGGCTCGCCGAGATCGGCCTGATGCTGCCGGTCACGCCGATCCAGTTCCTGCTGTTTCACGACGCGCCGGAGATGGCGCTGGTGATGACGAGCGCCAACCCGCACGGCGAACCCTTGGTGATCGGCAACGACGAGGCGCTGGCGCGGCTTTCCGGCATCGCCGATGCGTTCCTGCTGCACGACCGCGACATCGTTGTGCGCTGCGACGATTCGGTGCGCCGTGAGACGGTGTTCATCCGCCGCGCGCGCGGCTATGTGCCGCGCGCGATCAGGCTGCCGCGCGAGATTCCGCCCGTGCTCGCGGTCGGCGGCTGGTTCAAGAACACGGTGTGCGTCACACGCGGCGACGAGGCCTTCGTCTCGCAGCACGTCGGCGACCTCGACAACGCGGCCGCCTGTGGCTTCTTCGAGGAGACCGTGGCCCATTTGCTATCCATCCTCGAGGTCGAACCGCAGTGCGTTGCCCATGACCTGCATCCCGATTTCCATTCGACGCGTTTTGCCGCGGCTTTCGCCGCTGAACGCGGCATCCACGCCATTGGTGTGCAGCATCATCATGCCCACATCGCCGCCGTCTGCGCCGAGCATGGTGTGACCGAGCCGGTGCTGGGATTGGCGCTCGATGGCGTGGGACTCGGCGCCGATGGCACGGCATGGGGCGGCGAGCTGTTGCGCGTCGAGTGCGCGAGATTCGAGCGTCTCGGTCACCTGCGGCCACTCGCGCTGCCCGGCGGCGATGTCGCGGCGCGCGAGCCCTGGCGCATGGCGGCGGCGGCCCTCCATGCCCTGGGGCACGGCAGCGAGATCGCGACGCGCTTCGCCGACGAGCCGGCCGCGCCAACCGTCGCGCAGATGCTCGCGCGCGGCTTCCATTGCCCCACGACATCGAGCGCGGGCAGGCTGTTCGACGCGGTGGCTGGGCTCTTGGGCGTGCGCCGCAGACAGAGCTACGAGGGCCAGGCGGCGATGCTGCTCGAAGGCCTGGCGGCACGGCATGGTCCCGTGTCGCCGCTCGCCGACGGCTGGCGGATGCTGGAGGGCGAGCTCGACTTGCTGCCGCTGTTCGCCTACCTCGAAGACTGCGAGGATGCCGCCGCCGGCGCGGCGCTGTTCCATGCCACCTTCTCGGCGGCGCTCGTCGATTGGGTGGTGGCAGCGGCTCATCGAACGGGCCTCCGCACGGTGGCGGCGGCCGGCGGCTGCCTGCTCAACCGCTTGCTGTCGGCGGCGCTGCGCAGTAGCCTTGCCGAACGTGGTGTGCGGCTCATCGAAGCGCGTGCCCTTCCGCCCAATGATGGCGGCTTGAGCCTCGGACAGGCTTGGGTGGCCGGCAGCCGGGGTGTGTGCGGCCGGGCTTGA
- a CDS encoding phosphoribosylaminoimidazolesuccinocarboxamide synthase, which yields MAQPLFESSITSLPLINRGKVRDIYAVGDDEMLIVTTDRLSAFDVILPDPIPGKGEVLTALANFWFAKLAHILPNQLTGIDPESVVKPEERDQVRGRAIVVKRLKPLPIEAVVRGYLIGSGWKDYQQTGKVCGIALPAGLRMAEKLPQPLFTPSTKAELGQHDENIDFATVEKTIGTQLAAQVRDVALRLYSEAAEYALSRGIIIADTKFEFGLDGAGRLHLIDEVLTPDSSRFWPADTYEVGKNPSSFDKQFVRDYLETLDWNKQAPGPHLPPEIIEKTAAKYREALERLTR from the coding sequence ATGGCCCAGCCGCTCTTCGAGTCTTCCATTACCAGCCTGCCGCTGATCAATCGCGGCAAGGTGCGCGACATCTATGCGGTCGGCGACGACGAGATGCTGATCGTCACCACCGACCGGCTTTCCGCCTTCGATGTGATCCTGCCCGACCCGATCCCCGGCAAGGGCGAGGTGCTGACCGCGTTGGCCAATTTCTGGTTCGCCAAGCTCGCGCACATCCTTCCCAACCAGCTGACCGGCATCGATCCCGAGTCGGTCGTGAAACCGGAAGAGCGCGACCAGGTGCGTGGCCGCGCCATCGTCGTGAAACGGCTCAAACCACTGCCGATCGAGGCGGTGGTGCGTGGCTATCTGATCGGTTCGGGCTGGAAGGATTACCAGCAGACCGGCAAGGTCTGCGGCATCGCGTTGCCGGCGGGGTTACGTATGGCGGAAAAGCTGCCGCAGCCGCTGTTCACGCCGTCGACCAAGGCGGAGCTCGGGCAGCACGACGAGAACATCGATTTCGCCACCGTCGAAAAGACCATCGGTACGCAGCTTGCCGCCCAGGTACGCGATGTCGCGCTCAGGCTCTACAGCGAGGCGGCCGAGTATGCCTTGAGCCGCGGCATCATCATCGCCGACACCAAGTTCGAGTTCGGTCTGGATGGAGCGGGCCGGCTTCATCTGATCGACGAGGTGCTCACCCCCGATTCCTCGCGCTTCTGGCCGGCCGATACCTACGAGGTCGGCAAGAATCCGTCTTCCTTTGACAAGCAGTTCGTGCGCGACTACCTCGAAACGCTGGACTGGAACAAACAGGCGCCCGGTCCGCACCTGCCGCCGGAGATCATCGAAAAAACCGCGGCGAAATACCGCGAGGCCCTCGAACGACTCACACGCTGA
- a CDS encoding DnaJ C-terminal domain-containing protein produces MEFKNYYDVLGVARDATADDIKKAFRKLARKYHPDVSKEPDAEARMKEVNEAYAVLSDPEKRAAYDQLSQGYRPGQEFRPPPGWDAGFEFSGHGFSPHEAAEFSDFFAELFGGLGGRTRHGGGFHARGEDHHAKIYLDLEDAYRGATRQISLRAPRLDPQGHVVLESRTLNVKIPKGVREGQTIRLAGQGSPGIGGAPAGDLLLEVHFQPHPRFRVDGRDLFMTLPLAPWEAALGTVIPIDLPEGSVKVRIPPGAQSGQQLRVRGKGIPADPPGDLLLNLQVVVPPADTPRARELYETMARELAYDPRAGR; encoded by the coding sequence ATGGAATTCAAGAACTATTACGATGTGCTCGGGGTCGCGCGCGATGCGACGGCAGACGACATCAAGAAGGCCTTCCGCAAGCTCGCGCGCAAATACCACCCCGATGTCTCGAAGGAGCCGGATGCCGAAGCGCGCATGAAGGAGGTCAACGAAGCCTACGCCGTGCTCTCCGACCCCGAAAAGCGCGCCGCCTACGATCAGCTCTCCCAAGGCTATCGGCCTGGCCAGGAGTTTCGGCCGCCGCCCGGCTGGGATGCCGGCTTCGAGTTCAGTGGGCATGGTTTTTCGCCCCACGAGGCCGCGGAGTTTTCGGACTTCTTCGCCGAGCTGTTCGGGGGCTTGGGCGGGCGGACGCGCCACGGCGGGGGCTTTCACGCCCGCGGCGAGGATCACCACGCGAAGATCTATCTCGACCTGGAAGATGCCTATCGCGGCGCGACAAGGCAGATCAGCCTGCGCGCGCCGCGGCTGGATCCCCAGGGGCATGTCGTGCTCGAATCGCGCACGCTGAACGTGAAGATCCCCAAGGGGGTGCGGGAAGGGCAGACGATCCGCCTGGCCGGCCAGGGCTCGCCCGGCATCGGCGGTGCACCGGCGGGGGATCTGCTGCTCGAAGTGCATTTCCAGCCCCATCCGCGTTTCCGCGTCGATGGCCGCGATCTGTTCATGACGCTGCCGCTCGCGCCCTGGGAAGCCGCGCTGGGGACGGTGATCCCGATCGACCTGCCCGAGGGCAGTGTGAAGGTGCGCATTCCGCCGGGCGCCCAATCCGGGCAGCAGTTGCGGGTGCGCGGCAAGGGCATTCCTGCCGATCCGCCCGGCGACCTGTTGTTGAATTTGCAGGTGGTGGTGCCGCCGGCCGATACGCCGCGGGCACGCGAACTCTATGAGACGATGGCGCGCGAACTGGCCTACGATCCGCGCGCCGGGAGATGA
- the ftsH gene encoding ATP-dependent zinc metalloprotease FtsH, with amino-acid sequence MEQKTQWNTLYWLFAVLALLFLQDWWQASRSIEQVPYSEFEQALKEGRVAEVMVTDKVLTGRLKSPDAKGKTVIMATRVEPDLAARLSEYNVPYQRVIESTFLRDVLSWIVPAVAFFAVWFFLFRKFAEKQGMGGFMTIGKSRAKVYVEKDTGVTFNDVAGVDEAKAELHEVVDFLKNPREYGRLGARIPKGVLLVGPPGTGKTLLAKAVAGEAGVPFFSISGSEFVEMFVGVGAARVRDLFEQARERAPAIIFIDELDALGRARGAANPLGGHDEREQTLNQLLTEMDGFDSSVGLIILAATNRPEILDPALLRAGRFDRQVLVDRPDKKGRVDILRVHAKKITLAPDVDLEQVAALTTGFSGADLANLVNEAALIATRRKAEAVSLADFTAAVERIVAGLEKKSRVLNEQERRTVAYHEMGHALVALALPGTDPVHKVSIIPRGIGALGYTIQRPTEDRYLMTREELENKIAVLLGGRAAEKLVFGKLSTGAADDLAKATDIARDMITRYGMDEELGYIAYEAQRPRFLDVPEMVSGGCRVSEATQGRIDLAVRGIVMGVFQRAYGILEENRALLDRCANELLAKETLDEAAIAALTADLQR; translated from the coding sequence ATGGAACAGAAAACCCAATGGAATACGCTCTACTGGCTGTTCGCCGTGCTGGCGTTGCTGTTTCTCCAGGACTGGTGGCAGGCGAGCCGCAGCATCGAACAGGTGCCCTACAGCGAGTTCGAGCAGGCCCTGAAGGAGGGCCGTGTCGCCGAAGTGATGGTGACGGACAAGGTGCTCACCGGCAGACTCAAGTCGCCCGATGCCAAGGGCAAGACGGTGATCATGGCCACCCGCGTGGAACCCGACCTCGCGGCGCGGTTATCGGAATACAACGTGCCATACCAGCGTGTGATCGAGAGCACCTTCCTGCGCGACGTGTTGTCCTGGATCGTGCCGGCGGTGGCCTTCTTCGCGGTGTGGTTCTTCCTGTTCCGCAAGTTCGCCGAGAAGCAGGGCATGGGCGGCTTCATGACCATCGGCAAGAGCCGCGCGAAGGTCTATGTCGAAAAAGATACCGGCGTGACCTTCAACGACGTCGCCGGCGTCGACGAGGCCAAGGCGGAACTGCACGAGGTGGTGGATTTCCTCAAGAACCCGCGCGAATATGGGCGGCTCGGCGCGCGCATTCCGAAAGGGGTGCTGCTCGTCGGCCCACCGGGCACCGGCAAGACGCTGCTCGCCAAGGCGGTGGCGGGCGAGGCGGGGGTGCCGTTCTTTTCGATCTCCGGCTCGGAATTCGTCGAGATGTTCGTCGGCGTCGGCGCCGCGCGGGTGCGCGATCTGTTCGAGCAGGCCCGCGAACGGGCGCCGGCGATCATCTTCATCGACGAACTCGATGCGCTGGGTCGGGCGCGCGGCGCGGCGAACCCGCTGGGTGGCCATGACGAACGCGAGCAGACCCTGAACCAGCTGCTCACCGAAATGGATGGCTTCGATTCCTCGGTCGGGCTGATCATCCTGGCGGCGACGAACCGGCCGGAGATCCTCGATCCGGCCCTGCTGCGCGCCGGGCGCTTCGACCGTCAGGTGCTGGTCGACCGACCCGACAAGAAAGGCCGCGTGGACATCCTGCGTGTCCATGCCAAAAAGATCACGCTGGCGCCGGACGTCGATCTGGAACAGGTGGCTGCGCTGACGACCGGCTTTTCCGGGGCCGATCTGGCGAACCTGGTCAACGAGGCGGCGCTGATCGCCACGCGGCGCAAGGCCGAAGCGGTGTCCTTGGCCGACTTTACCGCGGCGGTGGAGCGTATCGTCGCCGGGCTGGAAAAGAAGAGCCGGGTGCTCAACGAACAGGAGCGTCGCACCGTAGCCTATCACGAGATGGGTCATGCCCTCGTCGCGCTGGCCTTGCCCGGCACCGATCCGGTGCATAAGGTGTCCATCATCCCGCGCGGCATCGGCGCGCTCGGTTACACGATCCAGCGGCCGACCGAAGACCGTTATCTGATGACGCGCGAAGAATTGGAGAACAAGATCGCGGTGTTGCTTGGCGGACGGGCAGCGGAAAAGCTCGTCTTCGGCAAGCTCTCCACCGGCGCGGCCGACGATCTCGCCAAGGCCACCGACATCGCGCGCGACATGATCACCCGTTATGGCATGGACGAAGAGTTGGGCTACATCGCCTATGAGGCCCAGCGGCCGCGCTTCCTCGACGTGCCGGAGATGGTCTCGGGCGGCTGCCGCGTCTCGGAAGCCACCCAGGGACGCATCGATCTCGCGGTGCGCGGCATCGTCATGGGCGTGTTCCAGCGCGCCTATGGCATCCTGGAAGAAAATCGCGCTCTTCTCGATCGCTGTGCCAATGAGCTGCTCGCCAAGGAGACGCTGGACGAGGCGGCGATCGCGGCGCTGACCGCCGATCTACAGCGATGA
- a CDS encoding S1C family serine protease — MKPGTLMRIILLAAVLFLAWQGAVLLRDGERDAQPRTVTARGDLAADEQATIELFEKAKDSVAFITTRAAVMDVWTRNVFTVPRGTGSGFIWDDAGHVVTNFHVIEGASEATVKLADGRSFRAALVGASPAHDIAVLKIGVAFKRPPPVPIGTSHDLRVGQKVFAIGNPFGLDWTLTTGIVSALDRSLGTDTGRTIEHLIQTDAAINPGNSGGPLLDSAGRLIGINTAIYSPSGASAGIGFAVPVDTVNRVVPQLIAKGKYIRPALGIEVDEGLNARLTKVLGVEGVVILRVLPDSAAAQAGLRGAVLAPDGSLVPGDIIVAVGDKPVRGVRELFARLDDHQVGEVVTLRILREGKPLEVAVTLQAGA, encoded by the coding sequence ATGAAACCTGGAACCCTGATGCGCATCATCCTGCTGGCGGCCGTCCTTTTTCTTGCCTGGCAGGGAGCGGTACTGCTGCGCGATGGCGAGCGCGATGCCCAGCCGCGTACGGTGACGGCGCGCGGCGATCTGGCAGCGGATGAGCAGGCGACGATCGAGCTTTTCGAGAAAGCGAAGGACAGCGTCGCCTTTATTACGACCCGTGCCGCGGTGATGGATGTCTGGACGCGCAATGTGTTCACCGTGCCGCGCGGCACCGGCTCGGGTTTCATCTGGGACGACGCCGGCCACGTCGTCACCAATTTCCATGTCATCGAGGGGGCCAGCGAAGCCACGGTGAAACTGGCGGACGGCCGCAGTTTCCGCGCGGCGCTGGTCGGCGCTTCGCCCGCCCATGACATCGCGGTGTTGAAGATCGGCGTGGCCTTCAAGCGTCCGCCGCCGGTGCCGATCGGCACCAGCCATGATCTCAGGGTCGGCCAGAAAGTCTTTGCCATCGGCAACCCGTTTGGTCTCGACTGGACGCTCACCACCGGCATCGTCTCGGCGCTGGACCGTTCGCTCGGCACCGATACCGGCCGCACCATCGAACATCTGATTCAGACCGATGCAGCGATCAACCCGGGCAATTCGGGTGGTCCCTTGCTCGATTCGGCGGGACGGCTGATCGGCATCAATACGGCCATCTACAGCCCCAGCGGGGCGAGCGCCGGCATCGGCTTCGCGGTGCCGGTGGATACGGTCAACCGCGTCGTGCCGCAGCTGATCGCGAAAGGCAAATACATTCGCCCCGCGCTGGGCATCGAGGTCGATGAAGGACTCAACGCCCGGCTGACGAAGGTACTGGGCGTGGAAGGCGTGGTGATCCTGCGCGTGCTGCCCGATTCCGCGGCGGCTCAAGCGGGATTGCGTGGGGCCGTGCTGGCACCGGACGGATCCCTGGTGCCTGGCGACATCATCGTCGCCGTCGGCGACAAACCGGTGCGTGGCGTGCGCGAACTGTTTGCCCGGCTCGACGATCATCAGGTCGGCGAGGTCGTCACCCTGCGCATCCTGCGCGAAGGGAAGCCGCTGGAGGTGGCCGTCACCTTGCAGGCGGGAGCCTGA
- the hypB gene encoding hydrogenase nickel incorporation protein HypB, which yields MCTTCGCGEGETKIEGHALHEHEHTHADGTTHSHPHDHAHAHGHGGDHDHAHPHPFHEHHAYRPHPAEHDHGRTVRLEMDILAKNNAYAVQNRERLASRGVLALNLVSSPGSGKTTLLVKTIEALRGKVPVAVIEGDQQTSVDAERIRATGAPAVQINTGKGCHLDAHMVGHALEQLPLEPGGVLMIENVGNLVCPAAFDLGEAGKVVILSVTEGEDKPLKYPDMFRAARLLLINKIDLLPHVDFDIEKAIGHARRVNPLIEVMRVSAKTGEGMAAWLAWIEKGAAAVRA from the coding sequence AGCATGAACACACCCATGCGGATGGCACGACGCACAGCCATCCGCATGATCATGCCCACGCGCACGGCCACGGCGGCGATCACGACCATGCGCACCCGCATCCTTTCCATGAACATCACGCTTATCGTCCGCACCCTGCCGAGCATGATCATGGCCGCACGGTGCGGCTGGAGATGGACATCCTGGCGAAGAACAACGCCTATGCGGTGCAAAACCGCGAGCGTCTGGCCTCACGCGGCGTGCTCGCCCTGAACCTCGTCTCCAGTCCGGGCTCGGGCAAGACCACACTGCTCGTCAAGACCATCGAGGCGCTCAGAGGCAAAGTGCCCGTCGCCGTCATCGAGGGCGACCAGCAGACGAGCGTCGATGCCGAACGCATCCGCGCCACCGGGGCGCCGGCCGTGCAGATCAACACCGGCAAGGGCTGCCATCTCGACGCCCACATGGTCGGCCACGCGCTCGAGCAGTTGCCGCTCGAACCGGGCGGCGTCTTGATGATCGAGAACGTCGGCAATCTCGTCTGTCCGGCGGCCTTCGATCTGGGGGAAGCCGGCAAGGTGGTGATCCTCTCGGTCACCGAAGGCGAGGACAAGCCGCTGAAATACCCCGACATGTTCCGCGCCGCGCGGCTTTTGCTCATCAACAAGATCGATCTTCTGCCGCATGTCGATTTCGACATCGAGAAAGCGATCGGCCATGCGCGTCGCGTCAACCCGCTCATCGAGGTGATGCGCGTCTCGGCGAAGACCGGCGAGGGCATGGCAGCGTGGTTGGCCTGGATCGAAAAGGGCGCTGCGGCGGTCCGTGCCTGA